The Triticum dicoccoides isolate Atlit2015 ecotype Zavitan chromosome 6A, WEW_v2.0, whole genome shotgun sequence genome has a window encoding:
- the LOC119316584 gene encoding protein argonaute PNH1-like, producing MLEVLEVPWTVVGGKAAGGCPGPPRRQALQSSLAHPKAATRSPGAGCKKCNSGASGPRRNGARARSKEEAVVPAACTGVVAVAPAEPPPVSSKGLELCRRPGFGRAGTRCVVKANHFLAEVADKDLTQYDVKITPEVRSRSVSRAIVAELVRLYRASDLGMRLPAYDGRSNLYTAGRLPFDAREFVIRLAVDDDGVSSATVREKEYKVAIKFAAGADLRHLREFMAGRQPDEPQGGLQVLDVVLREVASQRYLSVRRSFYSPDIRTPQRLGDGLQSWFGFYQSIRPTQMGLSLNIDMSSTAFVEPLPVIDFAAQILGKDVMSRPLSDANRVRIKKALHDLKVEITHRGSLRRKYRVFGLTAQPTHELIFPIDDEVKSVVEYFKEMYGFTIKQPHLPCLLVGNQKKPNYLPMEVCKIVEGQRYKKRLNEKQITSLLKVTCQRPGDKEMDIRRTVHKNGYDQDPYAKEFGINISDKLTSIEARVLPAPWLKYHDTGKESECLPRVGQWDMKNKKVVNGCTVNHWASINFSRSVQESTASGFCQELAQTCKLLGMEFNSEPAIPMYSARPEQAVQALKHVYNAALKKPKGKELELLLVILPDNNGALYGDIKRICETELGIMSQCCLAKHVFKICKRYLANVSLKINVKMGGRNTVLLDAVSRRIPLVSDVPTIIFGADVMHPETREDTSPSIAAVVASQDWPEVTKYAGLVCAQAYRQELIQDLYKTWHDPQRGTVTGGMIRELLISFRKATGQKPLRIIFYRDGVSAGQFHQVLLYELDAIRKACASLEPNYQPPVTFVIVQKRHHTKLFANNHNDKSSTDKSGNILPGTVVDSKICHPTQFDFYLCSHAGIQGTSKPAHYHVLWDENNFMADEMQTLTNNLCYTYVRCTRSVSVVPPVYYAHLAAFRARFYMDQDSLSVKNANGRNGGAMKTMPAVKERVKRVMFYC from the exons ATGCTCGAGGTTTTGGAGGTGCCGTGGACGGTGGTCGGTGGTAAGGCGGCTGGCGGGTGCCCGGGGCCGCCGCGGAGACAGGCGCTGCAAAGCAGCTTGGCGCACCCCAAGGCGGCCACGCGGTCGCCGGGGGCGGGATGCAAGAAGTGCAATTCCGGTGCGAGCGGCCCGCGGCGCAACGGCGCGCGGGCGCGgagcaaggaggaggcggtggtgccTGCCGCGTGCACTGGCGTTGTCGCCGTCGCGCCAGCGGAGCCGCCGCCGGTGTCGAGCAAGgggctcgagctctgccgccgtcCGGGGTTCGGGAGGGCGGGCACGCGCTGCGTGGTGAAGGCCAACCATTTCCTCGCGGAGGTCGCCGACAAGGACCTCACCCAGTACGAC GTCAAGATCACGCCGGAGGTGAGGTCGCGGAGCGTGAGCCGGGCCATCGTGGCCGAGCTGGTTCGCCTCTACCGCGCGTCCGACCTCGGCATGCGCCTCCCGGCCTACGACGGCCGCAGCAACCTCTACACCGCCGGCCGCCTCCCCTTCGACGCCCGAGAGTTCGTCATACGCCTCGCCGTCGACGACGACGGCGTCTCCAGCGCCACCGTCCG GGAGAAGGAGTACAAGGTGGCCATCAAATTCGCTGCCGGCGCCGACCTGCGCCACCTCCGGGAGTTCATGGCGGGGCGGCAACCCGATGAGCCGCAGGGGGGCCTACAGGTCCTCGACGTCGTGCTGCGGGAAGTCGCtagccagaggtacctctccgtaaGGCGGTCGTTCTACTCGCCGGACATTAGGACGCCGCAGAGGCTCGGCGATGGCTTGCAGTCGTGGTTCGGCTTCTACCAGAGCATCCGGCCGACCCAAATGGGATTGTCACTCAACATCG ACATGTCGTCCACGGCATTTGTCGAGCCGCTGCCGGTGATCGATTTTGCGGCGCAGATCCTGGGGAAGGATGTCATGTCAAGGCCGTTGTCGGACGCGAACCGAGTCAGG ATAAAGAAAGCTCTACACGATTTGAAGGTCGAAATCACTCACCGGGGAAGTTTAAGACGGAAATACCGTGTCTTCGGCTTGACAGCGCAACCAACTCATGAGCTAAT TTTCCCAATTGACGATGAAGTGAAATCGGTTGTAGAGTACTTCAAGGAAATGTATGGTTTCACCATAAAGCAACCACATCTTCCCTGCCTTCTTGTAGGAAACCAAAAGAAGCCAAATTATCTACCAATGGAG GTCTGCAAGATTGTTGAAGGTCAGAGATACAAGAAGAGGTTGAATGAAAAGCAGATCACATCATTACTGAAAGTTACATGCCAAAGGCCTGGAGACAAGGAAATGGATATTCGACGG ACCGTTCACAAAAATGGATATGATCAAGATCCCTATGCGAAGGAATTTGGGATAAACATAAGCGACAAACTCACCTCTATTGAAGCAAGAGTTCTGCCTGCACCCTGG CTAAAATATCATGATACCGGAAAAGAGTCAGAGTGCTTACCTCGTGTTGGCCAATGGGACATGAAAAACAAG AAAGTTGTCAATGGATGCACTGTGAATCATTGGGCATCCATTAACTTCTCAAGAAGTGTTCAAGAAAGCACTGCCAGTGGATTTTGCCAGGAGTTAGCCCAAACGTGTAAACTTTTAGGCATG GAGTTCAACAGCGAGCCTGCTATACCAATGTATTCGGCTAGACCAGAGCAAGCAGTACAGGCGCTTAAGCATGTGTATAACGCTGCACTgaaaaaacccaagggaaaggagcttgagcttcttttgGTAATCCTCCCTGACAACAATGGTGCATTGTATG GTGACATAAAGCGCATTTGTGAGACCGAATTGGGAATAATGTCACAGTGCTGCTTAGCAAAGCATGTATTTAAGATCTGCAAACGATACCTGGCGAATGTCTCACTCAAAATCAATGTTAAG ATGGGGGGAAGAAATACCGTACTCTTGGACGCGGTAAGTCGGAGAATCCCATTGGTCAGTGATGTACCGACAATAATATTTGGTGCGGATGTAATGCATCCTGAAACCAGAGAGGACACCAGTCCATCAATTGCTGCG GTTGTTGCTTCTCAAGACTGGCCAGAAGTTACAAAGTACGCTGGATTGGTGTGCGCTCAAGCTTATCGGCAAGAGCTCATCCAGGATCTCTACAAAACATGGCATGATCCTCAGCGAGGCACTGTCACCGGAGGCATGATCAG GGAGCTTTTAATTTCCTTCAGGAAAGCCACAGGGCAGAAACCATTGAGAATAATCTTCTACAG GGACGGTGTCAGCGCAGGACAGTTCCATCAAGTATTACTTTACGAGTTAGATGCTATCCGCAAG GCTTGTGCATCTTTAGAACCAAATTACCAACCTCCAGTGACGTTTGTGATAGTCCAAAAGCGTCACCATACAAAACTATTTGCAAACAACCACAACGATAAAAGCAGCACCGACAAGAGCGGAAATATCCTGCCTG GCACCGTTGTTGATTCAAAGATATGCCATCCCACAcagtttgatttctacctctgcagccatgCTGGAATCCAG GGCACCAGTAAGCCAGCACATTATCATGTTCTGTGGGACGAGAACAATTTCATGGCGGATGAAATGCAGACTTTGACGAACAACCTTTGCTACAC GTATGTGCGTTGCACACGATCTGTTTCTGTCG TGCCGCCTGTTTACTACGCTCATCTAGCCGCATTCCGGGCACGTTTCTACATGGACCAAGATAGCCTCTCGGTGAAGAATGCCAACGGGAGGAATGGAGGCGCCATGAAGACTATGCCGGCAGTGAAAGAGAGGGTGAAGAGGGTGATGTTCTACTGCTGA
- the LOC119316585 gene encoding plastidic ATP/ADP-transporter-like, whose amino-acid sequence MESGLVASHRLRLPALPFAAHAHLLRHRRLAATPLRLPTTPTPLRQPAALPLRPCLRPPRAASVASPAPAPGDAPDNSRKFLGVDALTLKKIVPLGLMFFCILFNYTILRDTKDVLVVTAKGSSAEIIPFLKTWVNLPMAIGFMLLYSKLADVLSKEALFYTVIFPFIAFFGVFGYVLYPMRDAIHPTALADRLLASLGPSFMGPVAILRVWSFCLFYVMAELWGSVVISVLFWGFANQITTVEEAKEFYPLFGLGANVALIFSGRTVKYFSNMRQNLGPGVDGWAISLKGMMSIVVVLGFVIAGIYWGVNKYVIDKTSLPVERKKKNKPKLSMGESLKVLVSSRYVRDLATLVVAYGISINLVEVTWKSKLKAQFPSPNEYSSFMGDFSTATGIATFTMMLLGRLILRKFGWGVAATITPAVLLVTGVGFFSLLLFGEPLTPLLATFGMTPLLAAVFVGALQNIFSKSAKYSLFDPCKEMAYIPLDEDMKVKGKAAIDVVCNPLGKSGGALIQQFMILSFGSLANSTPYLGGILLVIVIAWLGAVRSLDSQFSPLAKQDLEREQKLKAEAVETTAQVVGTGNGSLQENVASTNGTVIKQSQEPEITAPEKSGKQS is encoded by the exons ATGGAGTCCGGCCTCGTCGCAAGCCACCGCCTTCGCCTCCCGGCCCTCCCCTTCGCGGCCCATGCCCacctcctccgccaccgccgcctcgcggCCACGCCCCTCCGCCTCCCCACCACCCCGACCCCTCTCCGCCAGCCCGCCGCGCTCCCGCTCCGCCCCTGCCTCAggcctccccgcgccgcctccgtcgcctcccCCGCGCCGGCGCCCGGCGATGCGCCGGACAATTCCCGCAAGTTCCTCGGCGTGGACGCACTCACGCTCAAGAAGATCGTGCCCCTGGGGCTCATGTTCTTCTGCATCCTCTTCAACTACACCATCCTGAGGGACACCAAGGACGTGCTCGTCGTCACCGCCAAGGGGAGCAGCGCCGAGATCATCCCCTTCCTCAAGACGTGGGTCAACCTCCCCATGGCCATCGGCTTCATGCTTCTCTACTCCAAGCTCGCCGACGTGCTCTCCAAGGAGGCGCTCTTCTACACCGTCATCTTCCCCTTCATCGCCTTCTTCGGCGTCTTCGGATACGTGCTCTACCCTATGCGCGACGCCATCCACCCCACGGCGCTCGCCGACCGCCTCCTCGCGTCGCTCGGCCCCAGCTTCATGGGGCCCGTCGCCATCCTCCGCGTCTGGAGTTTCTGCCTCTTCTACGTCATGGCGGAGCTCTGGGGCAGCGTTGTCATCTCCGTCCTGTTTTGGGGATTTGCCAATCAG ATTACTACGGTTGAAGAGGCTAAAGAGTTTTACCCACTCTTCGGGCTTGGGGCCAATGTGGCTCTCATCTTCTCTGGTCGCACGGTGAAATACttctcaaacatgaggcagaatttGGGTCCAGGGGTGGACGGATGGgctatatcattgaagggcatgatGAGCATCGTGGTTGTACTGGGTTTCGTCATTGCCGGTATCTATTGGGGAGTGAACAAGTATGTTATTGATAAAACATCTCTGCCGGTCGAACGGAAGAAGAAG AATAAGCCAAAGCTTAGTATGGGGGAGAGTTTGAAGGTGCTGGTATCATCTCGATATGTGAGGGATCTTGCCACACTGGTCGTTGCTTATGGTATAAGCATCAACCTTGTAGAGGTGACATGGAAATCGAAATTGAAGGCACAG TTCCCAAGTCCTAACGAGTATTCTTCATTCATGGGCGATTTCTCAACGGCTACTGGCATAGCTACGTTTACAATGATGTTGTTAGGGAGATTAATTCTTAGAAAATTCGGGTGGGGAGTTGCAGCTACAATCACCCCTGCAGTGTTGCTTGTCACTGGAGTTGGATTCTTCTCACTGCTTTTGTTTGGCGAGCCACTCACTCCTCTTCTAGCCACGTTTGGGATGACGCCTTTGCTTGCGGCGGTCTTCGTTGGGGCACTACAGAACATTTTCAGTAAGAGTGCAAAGTACAGTTTGTTCGATCCTTGCAAAGAAATGGCGTACATTCCTTTGGATGAGGACATGAAG GTCAAAGGTAAGGCAGCAATAGATGTGGTATGCAACCCACTGGGAAAATCTGGAGgcgccttgatccagcagttcATGATCTTGTCATTTGGGTCTCTTGCTAACTCAACGCCGTACCTTGGAGGAATATTGCTGGTGATTGTCATCGCGTGGTTGGGCGCTGTAAGGTCCCTTGACTCGCAGTTCTCTCCCCTGGCAAAGCAAGACCTGGAGAGGGAACAGAAGCTGAAAGCAGAGGCGGTAGAAACGACGGCTCAAGTCGTTGGGACAGGGAACGGTTCCCTTCAAGAAAATGTTGCTTCCACAAACGGTACGGTCATCAAACAGTCGCAAGAACCCGAGATCACTGCCCCTGAAAAATCTGGCAAGCAGTCTTAA